The following proteins come from a genomic window of Rattus norvegicus strain BN/NHsdMcwi chromosome 8, GRCr8, whole genome shotgun sequence:
- the Celf6 gene encoding CUGBP Elav-like family member 6 isoform X4, which translates to MNRPIQVKPAASEGRGEDRKLFVGMLGKQQGEEDVRRLFQPFGHIEECTVLRSPDGTSKGCAFVKFGSQGEAQAAIQGLHGSRTMTGASSSLVVKLADTDRERALRRMQQMAGQLGAFHPAPLPLGACGAYTTAILQHQAALLAAAQGPGLGQVAAVAAQMQHVAAFSLVAAPLLPAAANTSPSGNGPGALPGLPAPMGVNGFGSLNPQTNGQPGSDSLYNNGLSPYPAQSPGVADPLQQAYVGIHHYAAAYPSAYAPVSTAFPQQPSALPQQQREGPEGCNLFIYHLPQEFGDAELIQTFLPFGAVVSAKVFVDRATNQSKCFGFVSFDNPTSAQTAIQAMNGFQIGMKRLKVQLKRPKDANRPY; encoded by the exons ATGAATCGTCCGATCCAAGTGAAGCCGGCTGCCAGTGAGGGCCGAGGAG AGGACCGGAAGCTGTTTGTGGGAATGTTGGGCAAGCAGCAGGGTGAGGAGGATGTCAGACGTCTGTTCCAGCCCTTCGGCCATATCGAGGAGTGCACTGTCCTGCGGAGTCCCGATGGTACCAGTAAAG GCTGTGCCTTTGTGAAGTTCGGAAGTCAAGGGGAAGCTCAAGCTGCTATCCAGGGACTACACGGAAGCCGGACAATGACG GGCGCCTCATCCAGCCTGGTGGTGAAGTTGGCAGACACTGACCGGGAGCGCGCGCTGCGAAGGATGCAGCAAATGGCTGGCCAGCTGGGCGCCTTCCATCCCGCACCGCTGCCCCTCGGGGCCTGTGGCGCCTATACCACTGCG ATCCTGCAGCACCAGGCAGCGTTGCTGGCCGCAGCGCAGGGTCCCGGGTTAGGCCAGGTGGCTGCGGTGGCCGCCCAGATGCAGCACGTGGCGGCCTTCAGCCTGGTGGCTGCTCCGCTGTTGCCTGCTGCAG CCAATACATCGCCTAGTGGTAATGGCCCTGGTGCACTCCCTGGCCTTCCAGCGCCCATGGGGGTCAATGGATTCGGCTCCTTGAACCCCCAGACCAACGGACAGCCAGGCTCCGACTCGCTCTATAACAACGGGCTTTCCCCTTACCCAG cccagagcccCGGTGTGGCTGACCCCCTGCAGCAGGCCTACGTTGGGATACATCACTATGCAG cAGCCTATCCCTCGGCCTATGCCCCAGTGAGCACAGCTTTTCCCCAGCAGCCTTCAGCTCTGCCTCAGCAACAAAGAGAAG GTCCTGAAGGCTGTAACCTCTTCATCTATCACCTGCCTCAGGAGTTTGGGGATGCGGAACTCATACAGACATTCCTGCCCTTCGGAGCTGTTGTCTCTGCCAAAGTCTTTGTGGACCGTGCCACCAACCAGAGCAAGTGTTTTG GGTTTGTTAGTTTCGACAATCCAACCAGTGCCCAGACTGCCATCCAGGCCATGAATGGCTTTCAAATCGGCATGAAGAGGCTCAAGGTCCAGCTAAAGAGACCTAAGGATGCCAACAGGCCTTACTGA
- the Celf6 gene encoding CUGBP Elav-like family member 6 isoform X6, with protein MLGKQQGEEDVRRLFQPFGHIEECTVLRSPDGTSKGCAFVKFGSQGEAQAAIQGLHGSRTMTGASSSLVVKLADTDRERALRRMQQMAGQLGAFHPAPLPLGACGAYTTAILQHQAALLAAAQGPGLGQVAAVAAQMQHVAAFSLVAAPLLPAAANTSPSGNGPGALPGLPAPMGVNGFGSLNPQTNGQPGSDSLYNNGLSPYPAQSPGVADPLQQAYVGIHHYAAAYPSAYAPVSTAFPQQPSALPQQQREGPEGCNLFIYHLPQEFGDAELIQTFLPFGAVVSAKVFVDRATNQSKCFGFVSFDNPTSAQTAIQAMNGFQIGMKRLKVQLKRPKDANRPY; from the exons ATGTTGGGCAAGCAGCAGGGTGAGGAGGATGTCAGACGTCTGTTCCAGCCCTTCGGCCATATCGAGGAGTGCACTGTCCTGCGGAGTCCCGATGGTACCAGTAAAG GCTGTGCCTTTGTGAAGTTCGGAAGTCAAGGGGAAGCTCAAGCTGCTATCCAGGGACTACACGGAAGCCGGACAATGACG GGCGCCTCATCCAGCCTGGTGGTGAAGTTGGCAGACACTGACCGGGAGCGCGCGCTGCGAAGGATGCAGCAAATGGCTGGCCAGCTGGGCGCCTTCCATCCCGCACCGCTGCCCCTCGGGGCCTGTGGCGCCTATACCACTGCG ATCCTGCAGCACCAGGCAGCGTTGCTGGCCGCAGCGCAGGGTCCCGGGTTAGGCCAGGTGGCTGCGGTGGCCGCCCAGATGCAGCACGTGGCGGCCTTCAGCCTGGTGGCTGCTCCGCTGTTGCCTGCTGCAG CCAATACATCGCCTAGTGGTAATGGCCCTGGTGCACTCCCTGGCCTTCCAGCGCCCATGGGGGTCAATGGATTCGGCTCCTTGAACCCCCAGACCAACGGACAGCCAGGCTCCGACTCGCTCTATAACAACGGGCTTTCCCCTTACCCAG cccagagcccCGGTGTGGCTGACCCCCTGCAGCAGGCCTACGTTGGGATACATCACTATGCAG cAGCCTATCCCTCGGCCTATGCCCCAGTGAGCACAGCTTTTCCCCAGCAGCCTTCAGCTCTGCCTCAGCAACAAAGAGAAG GTCCTGAAGGCTGTAACCTCTTCATCTATCACCTGCCTCAGGAGTTTGGGGATGCGGAACTCATACAGACATTCCTGCCCTTCGGAGCTGTTGTCTCTGCCAAAGTCTTTGTGGACCGTGCCACCAACCAGAGCAAGTGTTTTG GGTTTGTTAGTTTCGACAATCCAACCAGTGCCCAGACTGCCATCCAGGCCATGAATGGCTTTCAAATCGGCATGAAGAGGCTCAAGGTCCAGCTAAAGAGACCTAAGGATGCCAACAGGCCTTACTGA
- the Celf6 gene encoding CUGBP Elav-like family member 6 isoform X7 — MNRPIQVKPAASEGRGEDRKLFVGMLGKQQGEEDVRRLFQPFGHIEECTVLRSPDGTSKGCAFVKFGSQGEAQAAIQGLHGSRTMTGASSSLVVKLADTDRERALRRMQQMAGQLGAFHPAPLPLGACGAYTTAILQHQAALLAAAQGPGLGQVAAVAAQMQHVAAFSLVAAPLLPAAANTSPSGNGPGALPGLPAPMGVNGFGSLNPQTNGQPGSDSLYNNGLSPYPGPEGCNLFIYHLPQEFGDAELIQTFLPFGAVVSAKVFVDRATNQSKCFGFVSFDNPTSAQTAIQAMNGFQIGMKRLKVQLKRPKDANRPY; from the exons ATGAATCGTCCGATCCAAGTGAAGCCGGCTGCCAGTGAGGGCCGAGGAG AGGACCGGAAGCTGTTTGTGGGAATGTTGGGCAAGCAGCAGGGTGAGGAGGATGTCAGACGTCTGTTCCAGCCCTTCGGCCATATCGAGGAGTGCACTGTCCTGCGGAGTCCCGATGGTACCAGTAAAG GCTGTGCCTTTGTGAAGTTCGGAAGTCAAGGGGAAGCTCAAGCTGCTATCCAGGGACTACACGGAAGCCGGACAATGACG GGCGCCTCATCCAGCCTGGTGGTGAAGTTGGCAGACACTGACCGGGAGCGCGCGCTGCGAAGGATGCAGCAAATGGCTGGCCAGCTGGGCGCCTTCCATCCCGCACCGCTGCCCCTCGGGGCCTGTGGCGCCTATACCACTGCG ATCCTGCAGCACCAGGCAGCGTTGCTGGCCGCAGCGCAGGGTCCCGGGTTAGGCCAGGTGGCTGCGGTGGCCGCCCAGATGCAGCACGTGGCGGCCTTCAGCCTGGTGGCTGCTCCGCTGTTGCCTGCTGCAG CCAATACATCGCCTAGTGGTAATGGCCCTGGTGCACTCCCTGGCCTTCCAGCGCCCATGGGGGTCAATGGATTCGGCTCCTTGAACCCCCAGACCAACGGACAGCCAGGCTCCGACTCGCTCTATAACAACGGGCTTTCCCCTTACCCAG GTCCTGAAGGCTGTAACCTCTTCATCTATCACCTGCCTCAGGAGTTTGGGGATGCGGAACTCATACAGACATTCCTGCCCTTCGGAGCTGTTGTCTCTGCCAAAGTCTTTGTGGACCGTGCCACCAACCAGAGCAAGTGTTTTG GGTTTGTTAGTTTCGACAATCCAACCAGTGCCCAGACTGCCATCCAGGCCATGAATGGCTTTCAAATCGGCATGAAGAGGCTCAAGGTCCAGCTAAAGAGACCTAAGGATGCCAACAGGCCTTACTGA
- the Celf6 gene encoding CUGBP Elav-like family member 6 isoform X5: protein MNRPIQVKPAASEGRGEDRKLFVGMLGKQQGEEDVRRLFQPFGHIEECTVLRSPDGTSKGCAFVKFGSQGEAQAAIQGLHGSRTMTGASSSLVVKLADTDRERALRRMQQMAGQLGAFHPAPLPLGACGAYTTAILQHQAALLAAAQGPGLGQVAAVAAQMQHVAAFSLVAAPLLPAAANTSPSGNGPGALPGLPAPMGVNGFGSLNPQTNGQPGSDSLYNNGLSPYPAAYPSAYAPVSTAFPQQPSALPQQQREGPEGCNLFIYHLPQEFGDAELIQTFLPFGAVVSAKVFVDRATNQSKCFGFVSFDNPTSAQTAIQAMNGFQIGMKRLKVQLKRPKDANRPY from the exons ATGAATCGTCCGATCCAAGTGAAGCCGGCTGCCAGTGAGGGCCGAGGAG AGGACCGGAAGCTGTTTGTGGGAATGTTGGGCAAGCAGCAGGGTGAGGAGGATGTCAGACGTCTGTTCCAGCCCTTCGGCCATATCGAGGAGTGCACTGTCCTGCGGAGTCCCGATGGTACCAGTAAAG GCTGTGCCTTTGTGAAGTTCGGAAGTCAAGGGGAAGCTCAAGCTGCTATCCAGGGACTACACGGAAGCCGGACAATGACG GGCGCCTCATCCAGCCTGGTGGTGAAGTTGGCAGACACTGACCGGGAGCGCGCGCTGCGAAGGATGCAGCAAATGGCTGGCCAGCTGGGCGCCTTCCATCCCGCACCGCTGCCCCTCGGGGCCTGTGGCGCCTATACCACTGCG ATCCTGCAGCACCAGGCAGCGTTGCTGGCCGCAGCGCAGGGTCCCGGGTTAGGCCAGGTGGCTGCGGTGGCCGCCCAGATGCAGCACGTGGCGGCCTTCAGCCTGGTGGCTGCTCCGCTGTTGCCTGCTGCAG CCAATACATCGCCTAGTGGTAATGGCCCTGGTGCACTCCCTGGCCTTCCAGCGCCCATGGGGGTCAATGGATTCGGCTCCTTGAACCCCCAGACCAACGGACAGCCAGGCTCCGACTCGCTCTATAACAACGGGCTTTCCCCTTACCCAG cAGCCTATCCCTCGGCCTATGCCCCAGTGAGCACAGCTTTTCCCCAGCAGCCTTCAGCTCTGCCTCAGCAACAAAGAGAAG GTCCTGAAGGCTGTAACCTCTTCATCTATCACCTGCCTCAGGAGTTTGGGGATGCGGAACTCATACAGACATTCCTGCCCTTCGGAGCTGTTGTCTCTGCCAAAGTCTTTGTGGACCGTGCCACCAACCAGAGCAAGTGTTTTG GGTTTGTTAGTTTCGACAATCCAACCAGTGCCCAGACTGCCATCCAGGCCATGAATGGCTTTCAAATCGGCATGAAGAGGCTCAAGGTCCAGCTAAAGAGACCTAAGGATGCCAACAGGCCTTACTGA